The following proteins come from a genomic window of Amaranthus tricolor cultivar Red isolate AtriRed21 chromosome 14, ASM2621246v1, whole genome shotgun sequence:
- the LOC130800125 gene encoding 1-aminocyclopropane-1-carboxylate synthase-like, which produces MMKGMLSKIAAGNGHAEESAYFDGWKAYENDPFHPLNNPSGVIQMGLAENQLCFDLVKEWVLKNPHASTCTLEGVDNFQDIAIFQDYHGLPKFRNAVAGFMEKVRDYRVTFDPNRIVISGGATGAHELMAFCLANPGDAFLVPTPYYPGFDRDLRWRTGVQLYPVECHSSNNFKVTRETLEKAYEKAQKEHIIVKGLLITSPSNPLGTVLDRETLESILAFTTERNIHLVCDEIYGATVFGYPNFVSIAEILIDQKHNLDLIHIVYSLSKDLGFPGFRVGIVYSYNDDVVNCARKMSSFGLVSTQTQTLIASMLSDDDFVEKFLIESSKRLETRHNLFTWGFNQVGIQCLKSNAGLFVWMDLRQLIHQNPTEEGELALWRVIINQVKINVSPGGSFHCKEAGWFRVCIANMDDETMQVALKRIRTFASQKIAKPVTHAKMKCFQTNLQLRLSARKLDDLMGVSQIGSPHSPLPQSPLVRAQN; this is translated from the exons ATGATGAAGGGAATGTTGTCAAAAATAGCAGCAGGAAATGGGCATGCTGAAGAATCTGCTTATTTTGATGGTTGGAAAGCTTATGAAAATGACCCTTTTCACCCTCTTAACAATCCCAGTGGAGTTATTCAAATGGGTCTTGCAGAAAATCAG CTTTGCTTTGATTTGGTGAAAGAATGGGTTCTGAAAAACCCTCATGCTTCTACTTGTACACTTGAAGGTGTTGATAACTTCCAGGATATTGCTATCTTTCAAGACTACCATGGCTTACCAAAATTTAGAAAT gCTGTGGCTGGGTTTATGGAAAAAGTGAGAGACTATAGGGTGACATTCGATCCTAACCGCATAGTAATAAGTGGTGGAGCAACCGGTGCCCATGAATTAATGGCATTTTGCTTAGCTAACCCCGGTGATGCTTTCCTGGTTCCTACACCCTACTATCCTGG ATTTGATCGAGATTTAAGGTGGAGAACAGGGGTACAACTCTACCCAGTCGAATGTCACAGCTCAAACAACTTCAAAGTAACAAGAGAAACCTTAGAAAAAGCCTATGAAAAAGCTCAAAAAGAGCATATTATAGTGAAAGGCTTACTAATCACTAGTCCATCAAACCCATTAGGGACAGTTCTTGACAGAGAGACCTTAGAAAGCATATTAGCTTTCACCACTGAAAGAAACATTCACTTAGTATGTGATGAGATTTACGGAGCAACTGTGTTTGGTTATCCTAACTTTGTTAGCATAGCCGAGATATTGATAGACCAAAAACATAACCTGGATCTCATACACATCGTTTATAGCCTCTCAAAGGACTTAGGTTTCCCTGGCTTTCGAGTTGGGATTGTGTATTCTTACAACGATGACGTTGTAAATTGTGCTAGGAAAATGTCGAGTTTTGGCCTTGTTTCAACCCAAACACAAACTCTTATAGCATCCATGCTCTCGGATGATGACTTTGTCGAAAAATTCTTGATTGAGAGTAGTAAAAGACTAGAAACCCGACACAATTTATTCACTTGGGGATTTAACCAAGTCGGAATCCAATGCTTAAAAAGCAATGCTGGACTCTTTGTATGGATGGACTTAAGGCAACTCATTCACCAAAATCCAACTGAGGAAGGAGAGCTAGCTTTGTGGCGCGTAATTATCAATCAAGTTAAGATTAATGTGTCACCCGGAGGTTCATTCCATTGCAAAGAAGCAGGGTGGTTCAGGGTATGTATTGCTAATATGGATGATGAAACTATGCAAGTAGCTTTGAAAAGGATTAGAACTTTTGCTTCACAAAAGATTGCAAAACCTGTTACTCATGCAAAGATGAAGTGTTTTCAAACCAATCTTCAACTCAGGTTATCTGCTAGAAAATTGGATGACTTAATGGGGGTTTCTCAAATTGGATCCCCTCATTCTCCACTTCCTCAGTCGCCCCTTGTTCGTGCTCAAAACTAA